The Setaria viridis chromosome 2, Setaria_viridis_v4.0, whole genome shotgun sequence DNA window ctgAGTCATTGTGTAGCCCGGTCCCCTTGGAAAGTGacctttgctaagacactatgccTATTAGGGAGGTTTATGCATGCTAGACACCGACATCTTAGCGGGTTAcctcttattagggaatctttatAAAGGcttcgtagcgtccctatgcaatcacacctttgtagtgtgataagtgcctacttttgaaaagcatggttgggtccaaagttcttctgaatttttacacaacttgtggtgaaagtgtacaacctctgcagagtgtcaaactgatatatcagccgtgctcacggtcaagagtggcctagaccctcacatgattaataaacttgaagatggacttaaatcgttattctagttatttcttgtggctttgctgagtaccaaccataagtgtactcacccttgcttactacTGCTTAGATGAGGAAGGTGTGtaaagttttctgaagatgatgctgagttctaggtgtATGCAgtccccagtcgattgcctgtgaagtttggagcctccgtttctaGGGTTAAGGTATATATCTCTGTCAgactcgtaagtctttatttatattcctttacgtgatactattgatgttattcactaatgatatcACTATATGTATAAAACTAGATCCTGTCATACATATAGgaagcacttggttttgttttaaaatcgggtgtgacacctCCCCTCACGCATCAGCCCCTTCTCTCTTACCCCACACTTACCCCTTCCCCACACGTAATTATTCGCTCATCCACCTCATCCGGCCTCTCACCCgtgcctctctctcttcttctccccgtCGAATCCCCTCTCTCCCCTACACAAATCGATCCCCTTGCCGCCCTTGCCGTCGCCACCCCTCTCCTTTCCCCTCCGGTCGACCCTCACCTATTACATGTGGTGAGGAGCGGCGGAGACAAGAAGGGAGGGCGTGGCAAGGCAGCAAAGCGTCGGTAGGCGTGGTGGAGCACGGAGCgtgtggatcttggagtaggGGCCACCTTGCCCTCAGATCCAGCAGCGGCGACAACCGACAGGATGAGGAGCAGCGACGACGGCAACTGGCGGTGGTGGTTGAGCAGCATAagtacgccgcctccctccctcccttcctccctctctctggTCCAGGGCTGAGGTGTTGTGCAGCTGGGGATCCGATGAACGGCGGCGGTGTATGGCCGTGGCTCCAGCGCTCtgacggacggcggcggggtgtgGTTGGGGCTCCAGTGCTCCGGCGAATGGCGACGGGGTGCGGTCGGGGCTCCGGCACTCGGGCGGACGGTGGCGGGGTGCGGCTGGGGCTCTGGTGCTCTGGCGGATGGCGACGGGGTGCGGCCGAGGCTCCAGTCGGCAGATTTTTTTAATgcccctttaataccggttatttgaccaagtactaaagaccccctttagtaccgaagtagcaatatcGGTTTCACAACttgtactaaagggggtcacgaaCCGGTACTTAAGGGGCTTTCCCCGGTCGTGGGTCAcacaaatgaattcaaatacaaatttgaattcaaacaaccaaaatcaatgcaccagcatgaatgcaagaataaactcctatgattcattgaCTTATTTTAAATGAAATTTAAATGCCTAATAATTTAACATCAACCATAGAAAACCTTCAATCCTTAAACACAAAGCAATTAATTTCTAGTAAATTCTAACAATTTTTATTAAGTTGCAAAAGTTtaaaaattagggtgttacatgGTATATGTGGGGCCAGGGTATTTTGTAGTGCCATTATGGATTGACGGTATCAAATGTATTTGATTTTCCACTGTTTATAAAAACAGTAGATAAACTTTGTGTGCAGCATCCAATTGTGGAAGCCTCATTTTTTTCCGAGGAAAAGAGTGCCTTTTATTAGATCTCATAAACAAAGTTACATCTCATAAACAAAGTTACAATCATGAGCAATAATTTGTATGTCTGGTTCGCTTCACCAGTTGAGCAAGTTCGTGAGCGGTCCATTGCTACTTTGTTGCTTCAAATAATCATAAAAATGCAATATATGATTGAATTATTTATTGCTAATttcatcttttatttttatGGAGACCATGAACCTTTGTAGCATAGTGCGTCAATCCCTTAGATATATCAATCAACTACGTACACAAAATATGTAAAAATAAGTGAATTCCTAAACAAAAAGTATTGTGTAGCGCTTGAGGGATCAAAATAatgaacatattttttttgaatttaagATTGCACGTGATCAATTCGATATTTGGTTGAGTTTCTTATTTCTTTTAAATTTCATTCGGTTCATCAATGCTATATATGCTTTTCTGAGCATAGTAGAAGGAGCCACCACATTTTCACTATTCTTTTGGATTAACATTTTTGGTACAGCTGCGCATGGGGCACGAATCTACgtaatagatccaatagctatgATAATTGGAGTTTACAGATCGATGATCGGATGttcctaattttttttaagaatttctgtTTTTTCTCTAGGCATGTCGTTAAAATTAAGTGGAGGTTTCAAAAAAATCTCCTATTACTAGTAAGATAAGATGATCCTTGTAATCCCTACATTATTTTAATGTGGGTCAACATCTTGTTCGGTAAGATTGGTTGCATAAGCTGAAATTTGCTGAATTACCAGTGTATATCCTTCGCAGGTAATGGGACAGTGGCTCATTTGACAACCCAGAAACTTACAGCTCCATAAGATGATTTAGGAATGCAAGATCACGTCATCATAACTGGTTGGCTTGTAATATTATATTCTAAGTTTCTAACAATATAATTACAGTTCCATATCATACGGCATGGAATTTTTCACCTGGCTTCAGAGCAACCAAGGTGTCCAACGGTcttccctcaaaaaaaaaaaaggaaaaaagaaaggtgTCCAACGGTCATCTCTGGCTGCCCAGTTATCTTGACTCGGTCGTGGCATGCGAACTGTGTAAGATTTTTCTCTGTTGCTCTGAAGCACCGAAATAGTTGTTGTGCGTATCTTGACTTCGTCAGTGACTTTGTGCGTTAGAGTATGGCTACCTGTGCAGTTAAGCTATTGCCTACGAGGGTCCGGAGTGCTATTCCTTTGCGGCTTTGCCACTGAATGCTAGCTGCCAGATCAGCGTCTGTTTCAGAATTAAGAAGCACTTGAACAGGCCTCGGGATCTCTTATATAAACGTGCCTCCATTGTCTCATGTTTCATCACAACACGCTCAGCTCATTTGCATTTAGCACAGTACACTCCCAGGTTTGAATCACACTTCTAGCAAAGCTCCAATGGCGTCCCTAATAGAGACCCACCGCTCCGGCGCAGAGGTTGTTAGTGGAGATGCCATCTGCAGGAAGAAATCCGTCGACCTGCTGGAAGAGCTCGGCCTCCCCAAAGGTCTCCTGCCAATGGAGGACATCCAGGACTTTGGGTACAACCGCACCACGGGGTTCATGTGGCTGGtgcaaaggaagaagaaggtggagcaCACCTTCAAGAAGATCAAGCAGACCGTGTCCTATGCTGCCGAGGTGACAGCGTTCGCCGAGAAGGGCAAGCTGCGGAAGATCACCGGTGTCAAGACCAAGGAGCTGATGCTTTGGCTCAGTGTAGTTGAGGTCTGTGTTCCTGAGGCCTCGCCGGAGAAGGTCACCTTCAAGACTGGCACTGGCCTCTCCGACAGCTTTGACGCCACTGCCTTTGCACTCGGGCAGTAAATATGGATGCTGAGTTTTATTAGTTTATTTAATCCTTACGAGGATCTCCTGCAAGGATGTTCCCCTTTAAAAATATTTTCCCCTTTAAAAAACCGATGAAGTGAATATGATTTCCCcctttaaaaatatttatacacAGTGAGGCTTAGGAAATTAAATATGGCAGAGGGCCATCGGGCAGTGGAATGCATTGTGCAACGGATTTATGGAGTCATACCAAGAGTGAACAGAAGCATTCTCCCCGGCGGAGGCACCATCACCCTGCAAAACAAAAAAGTTGTTTATATACTCCATATTTTATCTGCATACTATTATTATAGCTCAACATTTTGTTTTGCAAAATTGGTTCGGTAACCTGAAATTTGGTACTGTCTCAGTCGGTAAGGTAGATACTTACATCACTGTAAGATGATTTTGCAATGACTTTGATATTCATTGAAGTCGTTGGATGTGTGTAATTTAATCCTGACGCACATGTGATTTATGCATCTGGTTTTgcttttaaaaccgggtgtgagaACTTGTATCTTGAAGTTTTATTGCAAACTGAATTCAGTTCATATGAATGTTATCTGTTCTTACTAATGTCTTTCCAAATCTTGCCTATGTGGATGTTGAGTTTTATTAGTTTATTAATCCTTACAAGGATTACGTGCAAGGATTATCTTAATCGTCAATGGTTGCCTGTAAGATGTTACTGCTCCATTGTCCTACTTAATCAATAACATCTGCTTGCAATGAAAAACCGATGAAGTGAATACGATTTTCCCCTTTATCCAAATCTTGCCTATGTGGATGTTGAGTTTTATTAGTTTATTAATCCTTACAAGGATTACGTGCAAGGATTATCTTAATCGTCAATGGTTGCCTGTAAGATGTTACTGCTCCATTGTCCTACTTAATCAATAACATCTGCTTGCAATGAAAAACCGATGAAGTGAATACGATTTTTCccttataaaaatatttatacacAATGAGACTTATGAAATTAAAACATGGCAGAGGGCCATGGGCTAGTGGAATGCATTGTGCAATGGATTTATGAAGTCATACAAGAGTGAACAGAAGCATTCAGTTGTGTAGGAAAGCTTCCTCGGCGGAGGCAATCTGGTACTGTCTCATTCGGTAAACCTAAAAACTTACAGCACCGTAAGATCATTTTGCAATGAAGCATCATCGTAACTGGCTGTCTTCTAATATTCTAACAATATAATTACAATTCCATATGATACAGCATGgaatttttcatggtcatgTCTGATAGGCTGGTTATAGATTCTTGACTCGGTCGTCGTGGTTTGCTAACTGTAAGACTTGTTTCGTCTAGACAATGAAATAGTTGTGCTTCTTTGACTTGGTCAGTGACTATGTGCGTCAGAGTATGCTTGCTGGTAAGAAAGTCAGCTGTGGCTACCTGTGCAGATGTGCTATTGCCTATGAGGGTCAGGAGTCTATTTCCTTGCTTTACCTCTGAATCAGAGTCACCAGGTTCCAGTCACTTTCCGAATAACACTGGAACAGGCCTTGAGACCTCTATATATACGTGCCTCTATTGCATCAAGCTTCATCACAACAAGTTGAACTCTTCTGCATATATAGGACACAATATATTCCCAGGTCAGCAACCTTTGCTAGCAATTAGCCATACTCCAATGGCATCCCAAATTGAGAGCCACCGCTCCAGTGCAGAGGTTGTCACTGGAGATGCCATCTGCAGGAAGAAGTCTGTCGAGCTGCTGGAAGAGCTCGGGCTTCCGAAGGGCCTCCTGCCAATGGAGGACATCCAGGAGTTTGGGTACAACCGCACCACGGGGTTCATGTGGCTGGTtcaagggaagaagaaggtcgaGCACACGTTCAAGAAGATCAAACAGACCGTGTCCTACGCGGCTGAGGTGACGGCATATGCTGAGAAGGGCAAGCTGCGGAAGATCACCGGCGTCAAGACCAAGGAGCTGATGCTCTGGCTTAGTGTTGTTGAGGTCTATGTTCCCGAGGCCTCGCCGGACAAGGTCACCTTCAAGACCGGCACTGGCCTCTCGGATAGCTTCGACGCTGCTGCCTTTGCGCTAGGGGAGTAATCAAGGTGCCAGTTGGGGAATAATATATGTTTTCATATTATTAAAATTCCATCATATTATTAAAATAGCATATAAATATGAACTATTTATGGTTCAACAAATATTGAAAGGATATAACTATTATTGCCATCACTCGCCCATCGCCAACACACCATCGGAGTCAAAGTATATGCTTGACATGTGACAAATCTCGTATTGGAGGAACCTCATCACATCTGCACAAATGCTTGGAATATCTTTATCGTCGAGCTTGCTACTCTTTGCGGATTTTGCTTGGTGGTTGGATGCCAAGTACTATTTTCTTCGCAATCTTTGTATATTCCTTGGAGTTTTCGATCGCCAAGATAATTCTAAATTCTGGTAGTGAGTAGTCGTTGTGATGGTCGGGACGAGCAGCCAAGAGCGGGGGAGTACTCAGAAAACAGAACTTCCGGAGTTGCAACTGTACTTTGCAGAAATTATTCGAAAATAAGGTATGTTCCACCAGCACTAGGCGCGGAGGACCCAGTATAGCACTCGCCATACGTTGATTTTGCCATGGACAGCCCTGAGAATCGCGTCTGCAAATCCCCATCGCCATACGTTAATATTGACGGTTCTGGCACGCTGTGAAGCTGCGACACTGTGTGCACGTAAGGGGCCTGATTGTGTATCGGTTTATTTCTTCAATTGTTTTGTTTTACTGTAGTTGATTAGCTTAAAATGTACGGGCAAGGGGTCAAAGTAATAAAAATGGATTGGAAATTAACTCGCAGATTTTGTTCCATCCTCCGCGACTAACACGAAGCAACGATCCGCATGTACATCTATTAATCACAGTACATAACTAGCTTAGCCAAACTTAATTACAAACAATCTTCATTTTATTCAGATTACAATCACCTAACATCCATGAGATAACTGCCATAGGATGCGTGCGGTTGTAGAGGCCggaaaaaatttatttttttttaaaaaatagataAGTACCGTTTGCACTACCGGAAAACTCAGCATTCATCCCAAAGCTTACTACCTGTTGCATTTTGGCTtagtactaatatgagcattagaaCCAGGCCAAACGGCTAGTCCCCGAGTAGCCCcccgtgacccctttagtaccgggtggaggcttcacccggtaccaAAGGTCAGCCATCAGTACGAAgcctccaaccagtactaatgtgcaTGGAGGCTTCATGCAATACTAATGGGTGAGTAcagggtgaagcctccacccggtagtAAAGGGGTACTTCCCCTCACGCGTCAGCCCCCTTGTCTCTCTCACCCCACGCTCACTCCCTTCCTACACGTACCTATCCGCTCGTCCCCCTCATCTGGCCTCTCACCcgcgcctctctctcttctcctccccgCCGAATCCCCTCGCTCCCCCCACATAGATCGATCCCCTCGCCGCTCCTACCgtcgccacccctcccctcccccttccaCTCGTccctcacctcttacatgtggtGAGGAGTGGTGGAGGGGCAAGGAAAGGTggaggcaagaagggagggcGTGGCGAGGTGGCGGAGCGTCGGCAGGACGTGGCGAGGTAAGGAGCTCCGGCGGAGCTCCAGCGGGAGGGCACGACAGCGAAGCGTCGGCAGGCATGGGTGCAAGGAGCGCGTGGATCTTGGACTATTGGCCACCTCTCTCTCAGATCCGACGGCAGCGGCAACCGGCAGGCTTAGGAGCGGCGGGGGTGGCTGAGCAGTGTAAGTACGTTGCCAcactccctccttctctctcgaCTGTGGGGCTTAGGTGCTGTGCGGCCGGGGCTCCGGCGCTccggcggatggcggcggggtgcggccgggGCGCCGGTGCTGTCGTGAAAAtttgatattttatttttatggaGACCATGAACCTTTGTATCATAGTGCGTCAATCCCTTAGATATATCAATCAACTACGTACGCCAAATATGTAAAAATAAGTGAATTCCTAAACAAAAAGTATTGTGTAGCGCTTGAATGATCAAAACAatgaacatattttttttgaatttaagATTGCACGTGATCAATTCGATATTTGGTTgagttttttatttcttttaaatTTGATTCGGTTCATCAATGCTATATATGCTTTTTTGAGCATAGTAGAAGGAGCCACCACATTTTCACTATTACTTTGGATTAACATTTTTGGTACAGCTGATCATGGGGCACGAATCTAcgtaatagatccaatggctatgataatTGGAGTTTACAGATCGATGATCggatgtttctaattttttttaagaatttctgtTTTTTCTCTAGGCATGTCGTGAAAATTAAGTGGAGGTTTCAAAAGAATCTCCAATTAGTAATCCTTGTAATGCCTACATTATTTTAATGTAGGTCAACATTTTGTTGGGTATTATTGGTTGCATAAGCTGAAATTTGCTGAATTACCAGTGTATATCCTTCGCAGGTAATGGGACAGTGGCTCATTTGACAACCCAGAAACTTACAGCTCCATAAGATGATTTAGCAATGCAAGATCACGTCATCATAACTGGTTGGCTTGTAATATTATATTCTAAGTTTCTAACAATATAATTACAGTTCCATATCATACGGCATGGAATGTTTCACCTGGCTTCGGCATGGAGCGTGGTGGAGCATGGAATGTTGATGCTTTGGCTCAGTGTTGTTGAGGTCTATGTTCCCGAGGCCTCGCCGGAGAAGGTCACCTTCAAGACTGGCACTGGCCTCTCCGCCAGCTTTGACGCCACTGCCTTTGCACTCGGGGAGTAAATATGGATGCTGAGTTTTATTAGTTTATTTAATCCTTACGAGGattactgtggcggaaccacctcggattagcttgattaagcagggttaagccgcctaacatgcgacactcctgcctaaaccgagctaacatgaagtgccgtcggatttcaaccgatttaaccacttaaacaggatcgagtctagcaaacccacacgaaggtgagcggttacagagaatacaacaagtccactgagttaaacaagttttacccattttagTTCCACCATAAagtccaacatcagagttttacaaaaaaataaagaaaacgacagagaaaacactagcggaagacttcgtcgggggtcggatgtccgggcgaggccagccagaacatcactgagtcctctcctcgccgtccgaggaggggtcccactcgaccgtccagcctggcgggagctggggcggccaagcaccaaccagagaggggtcggacgcagcaacttcacctgaaaacagaagccacaacaaggctgagctactaagctcaacaagacttaaccgataggagtaaggactactcctccttctagacatgcaagctgtttggctgaggggtttgtttgccaaaagcactaagtaaccttaattcaagttttagctccggttctaggttcatttaccagtctaggttgtgcaacctattctaagcaatcttagagccaaacaagatgtatataacaacaacattgccatcgtcagattcctcatttactcagggtaacatagcgatcaagcaatctcaagctgtgagaggcagacgaatcgattcgagttctttaaccatgcatggtgaacctagcctcacgacatccgcgcacccggaggtcgcttcctgtgtcggccttccccatcaatcccctaacccgtgtcgggcccatttcctttggtgcaaggttccacagactcggcctctgccgtcctgtgaccacgcttgccaccacgtgcgacaaccagcaggggaaactccgttccaagaacaatggggcgaccgctcacgtctaggttcaatccggtactaggcttcctcatcccatactaagtatgaggctagtactttcaaacacttgatcatgaacaccaccactgtcgagccttagcaagatttcatagacagacggggcgaccatccgacccccaaaaagttaccaaacccagccccgtccatcatccttatagttgtaacaggagagtaaatcatgcaactcctacaactcgcgagtgacaggaaatcactcgacttttactgtctcctagttaagcaatgcggctactcggtccaacagctagtgctcatatcatgGGTTacctaagtcatgcatctagggtttcacacaactcctatacgtaaatgcacaagcaggttacagaaggcatgcgcaagtctggtaaagcacataggactttcatgcaaccggggcttgccttcaagcaaggagggcgggaactgctcggcttcgggggcgacttcggcttccgcgagcaggaactcggctacagcttcttcttctagcgccgggtggagctcgtagaaaccgtcggcgaggtgcagctctacacgaatgcaatgcaagggttagctaaGACGGTTATTCCAATAGCagcactggctcgcctgagcccagaaacttgcgacaaagagctggaggttatggtggttcgagagagctgatgatgatcaacaggtaagggtaggaagggaaactagtggtctgatcctcgaactagaggatgtgataactgggatccttagacgcaagcgctgaagggttcccaggttttacacatacaccctcgagttgaagaaaaagatcacagccaagccctcgggcgaggcggataagggtcggcggaacagacagggtcgggcgagatggaactggggtcgggcggataggaggggttgggcgaggcggactagggtcggcaactcaccttcttcctgaaaggaaaacttggggtcgggaagaagcgaacttgggcagagggactaaagcttcgagtaAGGGCTAGgactggcaatgctccggcggcggcgctgcttcttgcagatcacaagagagctcttacgcagcacggaggagcaagctgctgggtgacttggaggaactgagaaggaactgggagaagaacttctcaagaactgggtgggtggcgctaggagcttaagcagggagctagaggaggctgaaggcaacaagggcggagggaaaactccggcgacgggggcattccttttatagctgctggagcagggaaaaggaaacggcgcggagagagagaaggggagcggcgcgaaggccggggagaagcaatggagtgctctgccgtggcggcgattgagcaaagagggcggtgctgcagaactccgggggtgacgccagcgatcattgcgctctgccgtcagggcggtgtaggcgcgggtagaccggtggttgggatttggcggaaagtggacgtcgtcgtgcggaagaggtgatagaagcgaccggtttaacggcgctagaatcgagggcgcataggtgagaagacaggcggacgcgggcgcgggggagagcgcggaacaacagattgtcgggcggcttctgacagagcggggaaaggaactgtcgcggccgcggtcggggttggtggtggaggaatcgtcgtgtagcgacgaccgggcggcgcaactgtggctgaaggaacggaaaagacgggcgacatcgggctctggggccgggatctggtggcgtgatgatgggcgcgggaggcgaggctctgcagaaaggggtgcagagggcttccgctgccattggggaaaaggggcgcgggaacccactctgttgctcGCTAGAGACAAAAttgagcggcaggcgtcggagaagacgagccacgcggtaggaaggctctgaggcggccatgcaactcgagtgcggctgtcgcagaggatctggaaaagatctcacgggtccccttgtggatagatcggacgggtgaggaagatcagcaggatccgacgatCGGGCTAAACTCGCTGGGGTTggaagaggagcgaagcgggaaggggtcggatctcaggggtcgggaccggcggaagactgagcactcaGGCATGGTTAAGCAAGACAAATAACTAAGGTCAAGGGCTCCGATCAAGATTaactgggaaggtttaggggtcggtcgttacagcctacccctcttaaaaagaatctcgtcccaagaTTCAAGGATCAAAAGGGTGTGCTGTTCTCacctccttgatgggacagAAAACCCGGGAactgcttgttcagatattcgcccgtttcccatgttgcttcatcttcggtatggtttctccaaaggatcttgtacatgtttaccacttggcgtcgggtgtgcctttcctttcggtcaagaactcgatctgggtactcggcgtaggtcaggtcaggctctacctgaagctgttcttgttctaagatctctgctggaactcggacacatttcttcagttgggacacatggaaaacattatgtatggctgatagctgttctgggagttggatctggtaagcaacgggtccacatctctccacaatctcataagggccaagctaacttgccttttattccaaaccgttgcacgcttttggtcggggagactcgaaggtacacatgatcaccaaggtcgaactgcaggggtcttctcctctggtcggagtaactcttctgtcgagattgggcaacattgagatttgcttgaattaccttcacttgctcttcggcttctgccactaagtcagggccataaacctgtctctctcctggctgggaccagttcaagggtgtcctgcatct harbors:
- the LOC117846533 gene encoding uncharacterized protein; amino-acid sequence: MASLIETHRSGAEVVSGDAICRKKSVDLLEELGLPKGLLPMEDIQDFGYNRTTGFMWLVQRKKKVEHTFKKIKQTVSYAAEVTAFAEKGKLRKITGVKTKELMLWLSVVEVCVPEASPEKVTFKTGTGLSDSFDATAFALGQ
- the LOC117846042 gene encoding uncharacterized protein, which gives rise to MRVRSLFPCFTSESESPGSSHFPNNTGTGLETSIYTCLYCIKLHHNKLNSSAYIGHNIFPGQQPLLAISHTPMASQIESHRSSAEVVTGDAICRKKSVELLEELGLPKGLLPMEDIQEFGYNRTTGFMWLVQGKKKVEHTFKKIKQTVSYAAEVTAYAEKGKLRKITGVKTKELMLWLSVVEVYVPEASPDKVTFKTGTGLSDSFDAAAFALGE